A segment of the Gossypium hirsutum isolate 1008001.06 chromosome D10, Gossypium_hirsutum_v2.1, whole genome shotgun sequence genome:
atgagattttaattaatcaacctagagtcagttgcttctactcttgaaagagatattagcataatttagggatttctatggatcaagacacCAAGTGCATAGATCGTTTAAATcagattaataataaaatgagtctaggcggattctttcctgggtattgtctctatCATTGGTTATCTTTTGATTATTTTCCTGATTCgttctctgttgcgttcttagttaaattaatttagtaattttagacTAAAACTCATCACTCCGAATTTTcggctaaataataagaaaatggtgattactaatacttttaatcCTCGTGGATAAATATCTctactcaccgtagctatactattgttcgataggtgcgcttacctTTGTCGTAAATTTTAGTTAGTATAGAAAACACACATCACATATATATTATTCAGGACCTTCATTGGAGGGAGCTAATTGGAGCGGGTAAGAGACATGTTTAACTTTACTACTTTCGGCAGGTATCGACGATCAATGTGGTTTCAATTGAAGCTTCATTCTCTTTGGAACTTTGTCATAGAAGATTGGGTCACCCTTTTGGGAAAGTAGTGAATTTATTTCCTATGTTAGTAACTCTAGAGATCATTTGAATAAAGCATGTGAAATTTGTCATCGTGCTAAGTAAACTAGAAATAGATTTCAAATTAGTGAACAGAAAGTCActcatatttttaagttaggtCATTGTTATTTATGGGGTTTTCATGACACTCCTTCATCTTTGATctcattatttttttacattgATTGATGACTTCTCCCATGTTGTTTGGGTATATCTATTGGTTAATAaggaaattttcaagattttcatgTCATTTATTGCTATGATTGATCATCAAATTTCTCAACAGATAAAGTTTGTTGGAAGTGATAATGAGATAGACTTTAATTTTCTCCAGGATTATTTTCTTACAAATGACATTATTTTTCAAACATCTTGTGTTGGTACTTCTCATCAAAATGGGAGGGTGGAGAAGAAACATCAGcatattttaaatgtggttcATGCTTTGCGTTTCAAGGAAATATGTCTATATTTTTTTTGGGGAGTGTGTTTTGGCTACTTCTCATCTTATCAATTGAACTCCTTCACTTCTTCTTCATGGTAAAACATCCTATAAAATGTTGTTTGGTAGACCTCCTTTTGTTTGATGATCTTCATATATttggttgattatatttttttcataatcaaCGTTCCAAGGTTGATAAGTTTGCTAGTCGGAGTCAAAAGTATATTTTTGTTAAGTATCCTTTTGTCAAAAAGGGCTGTCAAAAAGTAGAGAAGAAAGTGggtttttcaatttcaattgatGGTTAACCTAATTCAAATTGAAGAGAGGGAGTTTTGAAGATACACACTTTCCAGTTTAGTTTTACTATTTTTACTATCTTTTATGTGGTGTCACTTCTACATAAAAATAGTTTTTTGGAGTGTTCAAGACTTGGGGGTTCCATTAAGAGTGCATCTTAAGCATATTCATATTCACATTCATTTTATCCAAGAAACCAAGTTATAGTCTGATTATGGTTTTTTTGGGGCTCTACCTACTTCCATTGGTTGCTCAATGGTTTTTCTATGATTTAATTGATGATTGGTTTCAATAGGTTGAACAAATTTGTAATCAGGTTTCTAAAGAGATTATCATAATTTGGATGATGTCTTAGTTTCAAGGAGTATTCATGAGTTGTGGATTTGTTATTTGTGAGTATGGTGATTGGAAGTgactttttattgttttaatggtGCTTGGCTAGTTTTTGAATCTGTTGTTGAAGGGATTTTCATTATTTGTCAATATAGGATGATGTCCTGATTTCAAGGAGTTTTCATAAATTATGGATGGTTTCATTATACTTGATATGAGAGTTGTTTAaatcatattttaactttttgtcATGATCGTATTTTCTGTTTATCAAAAACCATGTTTAATACTATCAAGTTTAGTGatattgattgattgattgagtcttaactcgattggtatgagtattgttctaatgcaggaggatgtgggtttgaATGCAGTGAAGCgcgttatcctcctatttatgggttgggttgggttgggttggggaggggctatgAATAGTTCTAGACGTTGTGTTATAAAAAGCAGATATAATCAAAAACatataatgaaattgttaaaaaaaaaaagtttagtgaTCATCAATTTAAgtgttatttttgtatttttcaactattgtttaataatatttttgacgaattttgatttatttacttGCTCTTCGAGGATTACTATGTAATGTATGGTATCCTCTTTTTATGTCCCTATTCTTGAAGTcctttttattcatatttttttagtttagtaaaaaataaaagacaAGCCCTGCATCGTGGGGTTACATTCCTAGTACATTAGATGACCAGTAATTTtaattggttaaaatatgatgttagtccctgaattttgtcaaaatttgtaatttaatccatgtactaaaaaaattaaaaattaagtcctcatatttatttattcaaaaatctCAGTCCAATCATTAAAATCTTAAgtattttctgtcaaaatttgtcaacttagaATTTTGATTAGGTTGTCTTTATATGACATGGCATATGATTGATTttaaataaacatgttaaattaatagattttgataaaaaatacaaTAGCGATAATGAATagactaagatttttaaattaaaaaagtaagaggattgaatttttaacttttaaaatagaaGCGTAAAATctcaaattatataaataaaggactaacaacatattttaacctttttaatttaCTCTGAAATTAATATatgcatttttattaaaaatatggcCATTATTGTGCTAACCTTACCCAGGATAAGCTCTTGGGTTTTGAGAATTACCAGAGGGCACGGCCAGGCCGGGCCATCATTGTAGTCCAACAGCATTAACTGTAGTTCAACTTTAAGTTAAATTCAGttattagtccttatactttacaaatgttgtggatttagtctctataatttaatttggtcatttttaacccttttacttttcaaaatttaaaatttcagtcctcaTCAAATGATaactgttaaatttattaagttatgttatttctaaaatatgacgcgacaaacatattatcatatgcaTAATGCTATGTCAActagttattttcatatattactcactaaaaatataattaatggaTTAATGAATGTATTTTGCataaagattgaaatttcaaaattcaaaaagtatagagacttaaaattatcaaatttgagaatatggactaaatatataaatgtatacatagtacatgactagtaattgaatttaaccaaacgaATTTAATTGCTACTAATTGGGTTagaactaaaattataaaattcgaaaagtaataagattaaaattgatcaattcaaaacatatagaaactaaaattgattaaattaaagtttaataacTGAAACCATAACTTTCACAAAGTACAAGGGattataatagcaaaatttaacctccACTTTCTTTTACATCTTCAACATTGTTTTGTTATTGCTATATACCAACTAAGAAATACGTGTAATGCTACTTGTTATAAGAGGTGCTCATGAAtttatattaacatattttatgcttATCAAGTCCGGCCCAGTCTGAAATTTGGGTTTGAAGTTTTACCTAAACCCTCCTATATTTACAAAAGATTAACCGAAGCTCATTTTAGGCcagcccatattatttttttattttttaaaaatatttatattatattattttaatatttaataatcttatacattttttatatattaaaattttttatatattcatcttaatattattttaatatttatattagagtagtattataaatttagtataaatttttttatattttaaattacatattatataaaaataacataatataaaatattattaattcaaAACGGGTTAGGCCGAACCATATTCGGACTTAAACATTCAAATTTGAGTcaacttatattttaaatgaatctaattttttttttttttgtttaaactcTCAAATTTTAAACTGACTTCCGGGTCTAGCGGATTGCCCGGCTCATGAAAAGGTGTACTTGTTATAGGTTTGTCTTTTCCTTtggttttttagtttttttatattttagtttccaTTGTCTTCCCCCAAAAGAAATCATTCATCAAAATATAGAGGAAAGAGATAAGATAGAGAGGGAAGATGCCCGAAACTAGAGTTGAGGTACCAGAAATGGTGATGTTGGAGATTCTGTCAAAGCTTCCAGTTAAATCCTTGACACGTTTCAGGTGCGTATGTAAGCCTTGGTGTTCATCTTTTCAAACCCCTCATTTCATTACCAAACATCATCAAAACAACCTCCACAACAACAACCTTAATCTCCTCCTCAAACGTTGTCAGGGTAACACCCGTGATGACATCTACTATTTCTCTCAACTTTCAATTGAGAAAGGCCAAAACTTTTCGGCACAACACAACATCCACTTACCCTTTTTCGAGGATTGTTGGTATGCTCCTGTGGTTTCAGGTCCTTGTAATGGATTATTGTGTTTACATGATGCTGATAAGGTAGCCCTTTGGAACCCATCAACCAGAGAGTTTAAAACTCTCCCTCAATCCACAGTCCAACGCCCTCCTTCAGTAGATTCCACTAGTTTTGATTGCTTCGGTATTGGGTTTGATTCTCAAAGTGGTGACTACAAAGTGGTAAATTTTGTTAGTAATTGTTTTGAAGAGAATGAAGATGAAGGGTTAATGGGTGATTGGAACGACCAAGTTGAGCTATATTCACTTAAAACCGATTCATGGAAGGAGATTTCAGTTCCTGGGGTTCAACCTTATGGATCTCCTTTGTTTAATAATTACGTAAATGGGTTTTATTATTGGCGGGCAATTGGGTACTCTGATGACCTTATTCTCTCATTTGATATGGTCAATGAAAAGTTTTCAACTTTACCATTGCCTGAATTTGGTGGGTCTTTAGCTGAATACTATTTGGAACTTTTGGACTTCAATGGACTGCTTGGTGCTATTGTTTACCCAAGGGGAGGGACTGACAAATCTTTTGATTTATGGGTTATGAATGGATCATGGACTAAACAATTCAGTATTGAATCTCTTCTTGGAGTTGAGAGGCCTTTGGGGTTTTGGAAAAATGGTGAATTGTTTCTCGAGAGCTCGGATCATGAACTCGTGTTTTTTGACCCCTCCACACGAGAGCTTAAAAATCTTGGTATCCATGCTTATCAGGAAAAGATGCAGATCATTGCTTATGTTGAGAGCTTAGTTCCAATCAATGGAAGATCCGAGCTCAAGGAACTTATAATACGACTGCCGGCTGGAGACGCATCAAATTGATATTGAATATGAAAACGGATGGGGACTTACAACAGAAGAGGTAAGATTTCATGGGATTTGCTCTCTTGATATGCAGTTTATGTCGACTATATTGTCTTTCTCCAAAAATGCTGTTATTGTTCGTTCGATACATATGCCAAAGATGTTAGCCTCTGCCTtgtctctatatatatatatatattggttgttTCAGTGAATTTGCTAGATTTCTGCCTAGAGAATCAATTAGTTCTTAACTCTTATCTGCAGATCTAATAAACTGCATATCACGATCTGCAGGTGCATATACATGCTGGATATGGTGTGCTTTTCATACACGAATCGTTGTTTAGAGAGCTAGACGTCTCAAATTGTTGAATGTAATTTAATGTTGAACGATAGGAACTATTATGATGATGATCATGGCTTATTGTCTATACTTTTAGATCCAAATGAAACAGTGTAATTGGTTCAAATAATTTTGTTTTGTAGGAATCCACTGAATACAGATTACAATTTCCATTCCCAATTGCTTGCCTATGCAACTTGGGGCAGCTTATACTTATATCCTGAATCGTTATCAGCTAGTTTTCTTGACTTCACTTCCAAAAATGGCGTATTTCTGTCTTTTGAGTTTTGATATCACCATGTTCACGTTGGTTTGATGTCCCAATATAAGAAATGGGAATTAAACCTTCCCATATTAGCTTGAATACGATTATTAGAAAGCCAAAAACCATTCAATTTCTTGCCTCCCTCATGTTAGAGAATCCAACAATGTTAGATTTACAACTTTTAGCAATCTTTCTTTTCATGAAAATTGATTACTTGTATCATATCTTTCAAAAACATATATGttgttgataatttttaattaactattatattttatttttttattaaaatcaaaattctttagctgattatttttattaaatgattgtCCCTATGCATATTATGTTCATTGCTTTGCTCATCGACTTCAGTTGGCATTAGTTGCTGCTTCTCAAGAGGTAATTCCTATTCATAATTTTTTCTCTAATTTGAACTTCATTGTTAATATAATTAGTGCCTCTTGCAAACGTCCTGATCAATTACAAGCTGCCCAAGAAATTGAAATTGCAAATATGTTGACAATTGATGAACTTGAAACTGGTACAGGACTTAACCAAATTGGCATTGTGAAATGAGCTGGAGAAACCCGTTGAAGCTctcattttaattttgtttgtagCTTAATAATAATGTTTGATGCTACTTGTTCTGTTCTAGAAAATGTTATTAAAAGTGACTCCAATTATTCTATATGTGAAGATGCGGCTGCAACATATAAGAAGATTacatcttttaattttgtttttatcttACATCTGAAAGAGATAATGAGTATTACATATATTAATTGCCAACATCTACAAAAAAAAATCCTAAGATATATTAAATGTTATGTACTTTAGTCTCAAGCaccaaaattatgaaaaaaaaattatttatgatgGTTGGGACAATTTATTGGAAGTTGTAAAAGCATTTTATAAAAAGCAcaatattgaggttcttgatatGGATTCTCCATATGTGATAAAATGCGATCAAAACACCATTACCAGTTTGATATATTCAATGTTGTTATAGATTCTCAACTTCTTGAGCGAAATAGTAGATTTAATGAAAACACAATTGATTTTTTTACCCTTAGCTTCGCTTTGGATCTTATGGATGCTTATAAATCTTTCAATATGGATGATAGTTGTTGTATTGTGGAAAAATATTACCCTCTTGATTTCATTGAGTAAGAGAAAGTAATTTTGAAGTATCAGCTGCATCATTATAAGTAAAATATTCCAAATCATCCATTTCAGAATCTGTCTACAATTTATGATATTTGTCAAGGATTAGTAGAGATACCGATGTCAAAGGTATATTTTCTTGTTGATAGATTAATTTGCCTTCTGTAAAGAACATTTTCAACGATAAAAATTGTCAAAAACAATGTTTTGTAACAAAATAGAGAATGAGTTTCTTGCAAATAATCTTATTATTATATTGAGAGAGAGATTGctgaaaattttaattcaaaagtgATTTTATTTCCTTAAAAGAACGTCATGCACAAAACCTGTACAATATAGGATGTTCTAATCATCAATTAATCTCAGCTCCCATTGGCATATTCCCAATAACTCAATAAAGCTAAAAATTTGATAACTCCCACTTAATTCAGCAAAAATAATATCAACATCGTCCCTTTTGGATATCTTACCCCTCAATCCATAGCCTCCAACACCTCTTTCATTTTCCCCTTTTTTGGTCGACAAAGTGCCAACCTATTCATCATCAGGCAAGGCTAGGAGAACAGCTGGCAAGGCCCTCTCTTTGTTGATCATATTCTTGATAGCTTTGGCTTCAGCTCTCAGCCTATTATAATGTCTCTGATTAAATTTTATGGAAGCTCGAAGGTCAATAATGGTTCAAGCCCCAATGCCTTTGGGGATAGAAACAATGCCTACAACACTGGGCACTCCCTGAGAAGTAGTCTTTTCCTTTTTAGCCTTTTCAGAATCAGAGTCTGAGACTTCTTCTGGTTCATTCACAACATTTTTTCTTTCAAGACATTTGTGGAAAACTTAAATTCAAGTGCGGGGTTTCTCATACTGTTTCGTGGCACATACAATTCTTGGGTTTTGGATGGACAGAACTTGAAAGATTAAAGTGGGATAAGGCGACAAGAACCTAGTGAACAGCCTCATTTCATGCTTTGTTATTTCATCAAATATGAGTTGACCAAGGTCAAACTCTACCATATCaaccatttttctcaaaaaaattatcGTTCTTTTAGTCACAGTATCTTTTGACTATCTGGAACCCAATTACGTGTAGCAATTGTAAAAAGGGCAGTataaacaaaagagaaagaaaaagcaCGTAAAGTACCTTTCCCTGGCCAAGAGGAGTAGAGGTTGTTGGTCAATGCTACTGTTGTCTCGTTCAAGGATTCATGAAGCTCTAAGATATTGATAGTATAGCAATTCAGCaacttcttaattttttttatttgattatacattcaattcatttttggtttcaacgagctagtaaagggaccaattgaacatatataattatggcTTAAATCATTTAGGTCACATTTCAAAAATCGAGTTAGAAGAAATTAGGTTAGTGAAACCAAGAGTGGTCGCGTCCTGATTTTTAGTTAAGatcgtaaaaattttgttaagtgaattaatttggttcaatggttaagtgttgtgTTTATCTATAAgaggttttgggttcaaatttttttccttgtattttttttatttttttcctaaactCCTATCCTTAAACATCTGGTTTATATAACTAAATAACAACAATAAGTTTAGTGGTTTAGTGGTAAgactttagtttaattttagtcaTGTGTGCAAagtgatatatattattttattcttttaattttattttattttcttttcccaaAGTTCCACCAATTCCCTCGTTCCCATttgttgtgttttgttttgttattattattatttcttttctttcttttcacgttttgctcttcatcttttctttttgttcttttagtTTCTTAAGTTCTTTTCTCCTTTTGCCATCGTTTTCAATCGGCTTTGATTCTATTGCTTCCGTTTGGTCAGTTTCAATCTGTAGAGGTAAGGTCTTATCGTTTTTATTCAATTCTTTTGTTGAAAGTGTTTGTTGGGCGTTTGGGATGTTGGAATTTCGAGGTTGTGGTGCGAAAATTCATGtgttatgttaattaattaattcgaTACGTTTTAGGGGAAGATCGAGAGGCGATTGATGTTCCTCCAACGATGTAAGTTTCACGTAGTTGCTATTCGTTTAGTAGTAAGGGttcaaatgtgttttttttttgaagggtTTAATTAGTTCGTTTGTGATCAATCTTTGATTAAGTTGTGTGAATCATAATTGTAATTGGTCATTTGGATGATGTTCTTAGGTACCGGAAACCTTGTGGTTGCATTCACATAAAAATCAAATCAGGTGTAACGCAAAACTCGAAAAACAGCGAACGAAAGAAAGTTAAAAACTAGTCTGTTAATGCTATACGGtcgtgtgccaaaccgtgtgtgacacacaaccgtgtaccagaccgtgtgtgtcacacggtgTGTAAGTTTCTTTTTCTGTTAAATAAAGTCATTAGTTTATTTTATACAGGGGAAACAAGATGAAGTATTATTGGTACAAACAACCAtagatttcataaaaaaaaattttaactgagTCAAAGTTGGGATTAAACTTTTGAAATTATATTGAcattcatattaaatattttaaagtaaacCATTCTACATATTGAAGAATGGAATCAATATTATAATACTATTATATTGAATAaccatgaaattaaaataaagcaTAAATGAATTGTTTTCCATGGCATTATAAACATTAGTATTAATTTGCGTAAGTTAAGAAACTAGATTCTTATTTGATGACTTCCGAAAAACTTAATTATCATtccaaaatgtttgaattttaTGTGTTCAAATATCAAAAGGTTTTGGGCTTTATTTGCGGACGATGTTAAATTCACGTTAATAAATATaggtttaatttattatttggtatttaagtctaatagttttttttttaatttagcacCTATGTATTTTTAATCCAATTTGAGTGTGTTAGACTGTGTCCCAgaccgtgtggatcacacgagTTGGGCCATTTGgtctgtgtgggccacacaggcatgtgagctCATTTTCTAAAAAGTTTCACTTAAGCCTGTTAGACTTTGAAATTTGTATTTAAACTTTTCGCAGGGTCCATTTGTCTTAAATATGATTCTAAAATATGAAGTATGATATTTTGTGAATGTACATAATAGGCATAAGGTATGTGTTACAACTACAAGtatgtttaaaatatgaaatttgtaTATGATCTGTAATCTGATAAATTTGTTAGTATGTCCTGATGTGAAAATTATGTATGACATATGTGCATATGATGTCTGTTAGTATTTGCATGAACATTGGTGTGAGATATGATATGCGATGGGGGAAGTGTGATTTTGGCAGTATTACTGCATCTTTTGGCGGATTACCGCAATATTTTTgtttggcagctcagctgcactTATATGAGTGACATATCACCACGACCTGGTGTGATTGGATAGATGAACTTTTGTGTTCCTAATTGGTGTTATttgttggacggagttggtgtgtagcggataggGGTAGGATCTGTGTCTGCATTTGTTTTGGTCTCATATGACATTCTGATATGATATATGTGCTTCTGAAAACATAACATTCTGGTCTGATATATGTTAGAGTATGctcaaagatcaatcatgagatggttgtaccaacatacttgatttatcatgtttattaatataaggcgttaccattattatttcagtttcttttctgtgtgtataaataaactgttttataataatgtcctaagaataacatgattattcttaaaagatccttagtcaagtattattgttagaTAGGaaaacgataatgcattaagactaacatgtagttgattgatgataaagagttatcattgatatggaatgtcagaatcgatgcatgaatatgtgtgttagagaacaacatattggactgacccattatgagtatgtttcttggattattatgtaattgtcgcaacattactcatagtgattaatacgtatatgatcctcagacttgagatcatcataatcccaacatcgtgagtagtatattttgatacagtgaaacgtacaccgtaactggttattctataaaggctgatgttggatataccacaatcgatgtagagggatatggttggtcgatatagaataagtccctcctacataatgggagtaatatcttgggccacttgattaagtgagactagaaatgcatggccatgctcaaataagttgatatgagatgtcatgcTTATTTGTATATTGTAGTCTGCTTAAggtatcaaggaacatggaatggactatacaagtgtgactattccatgatttgtgtccaatccagagataaaggacttaaggattattgcataaaaggttatgtcgaatcatgatctcttgtgacttaggtagcaatgatgcattgctagatgccactcattgtttgtaacattggaatcgttctagtattactgctaatgttacaggaacctacagggtcataccctatagttgaaatgaacggaataaaccatagttggtattatttttgggtttcGCTTGAATTAAATCAATTATAGAATtcatttaattcggtaatcaaatttccaacacattatgtacaagtttGTTGTACGCATAATTAGGACATGAATTTGtttagcatatgaattcaaataaatatatatggtttaccgaaattatattataattaatgtaattataattttcgatttaaaatattattatatttatttaattcctaaaaaccttaaaataatagGATATAAGAATcctgtttttctttatttttggtcTAGCAACCGTCAAAAGAAAAATCACTCTCAAAACCGTTTTGGGGATTtattccgttcgtagtcaactgggtggattacgtagaggtcggagtctcgatagattgcggcttggttcgactgtagatcagactacacATTGTTGAGAAGTTGTTGTCTACTTAGAacaaacattaggtaatttcgtagccctttttcaccccgattcgttcctcacacatggatccatggttagtgtcgccgattattaaatttttccgctgcgccgtaggggtACTGGCGATCCAAcaatatatgtttatgaaaatatgatactCTGATCTGAAATATGTCTGGAAATATGACCTTATGATCTGATATATGTTTCTGGTAATACAATATTATGATATGATGTTTGTacattataagtaaaattttatgaTGACCTTTACATATGTGcttgtcaaaaaaaaattatgcttgTGGGTCGAGTTACACACTGAACTCCTAGCTCACTTGTTTGTTTAATACGTTTTAGGTGGTCTTCTGTCTTAGGATTGGACGGCGTGCGGGAGCTTGAATTATTTTCTCAGTTAATTAAAATATGGTGATTTTCGTAGTTTTCAATTTTGGACTTTTGAGATTATAATCTGGTTTTTTTTTCgtttgttttggtttttgtttaaATCATCGGTAGTTGATATTTTCAAATGTGAAACTGCAAAATCACatgagttaaaaaaataaatttcggtttataaaattaaaactctaaaaaaaatttcacttcaaattaagtatttttctgtaaataattaattaatttttaacaaatgtTAGCATTAACCAGAAAAGGTTTGCTCAAAATTGGTGAAGCAAgcaaatttgaattaaattttgggaT
Coding sequences within it:
- the LOC107914610 gene encoding F-box/kelch-repeat protein At3g23880; this encodes MPETRVEVPEMVMLEILSKLPVKSLTRFRCVCKPWCSSFQTPHFITKHHQNNLHNNNLNLLLKRCQGNTRDDIYYFSQLSIEKGQNFSAQHNIHLPFFEDCWYAPVVSGPCNGLLCLHDADKVALWNPSTREFKTLPQSTVQRPPSVDSTSFDCFGIGFDSQSGDYKVVNFVSNCFEENEDEGLMGDWNDQVELYSLKTDSWKEISVPGVQPYGSPLFNNYVNGFYYWRAIGYSDDLILSFDMVNEKFSTLPLPEFGGSLAEYYLELLDFNGLLGAIVYPRGGTDKSFDLWVMNGSWTKQFSIESLLGVERPLGFWKNGELFLESSDHELVFFDPSTRELKNLGIHAYQEKMQIIAYVESLVPINGRSELKELIIRLPAGDASN